In Fusarium oxysporum f. sp. lycopersici 4287 chromosome 4, whole genome shotgun sequence, a genomic segment contains:
- a CDS encoding dihydroxy-acid dehydratase, mitochondrial — MLSRSLLRSRAVGAFPLSARSNGRFFSASALRADDKLNKVSANITQPKAQGASQAMLYATGLSEDDMNKAQVGISSVWYEGNPCNMHLMDLSAVVKESVAKAGLIPYRFNTIGVSDGISMGTTGMRYSLQSREIIADSIETVMNGQWYDGNISLPGCDKNMPGVAIAMGRVNRPSIMVYGGTIRPGCTKQGESIDIVSAFQAYGQYITGEITEEQRFDIIRNACPGGGACGGMYTANTMATALETLGLTLPGSSSSPAEDPSKKAECESVGPAIRNILKEDIRPRDIMTRQAFENAMIVTTILGGSTNAVLHLIAIADSVGIKLDIEDFQKVSDRTPFLADLKPSGKWVMADMHKIGGTPALLKFLLKEGIIDGSGITVTGKTMKQNVENMPGFPEDQTIIRPLSNPIKPTGHIQILRGSLAPGGCVGKITGKEGLRFEGKARVYDSEPDFIASLEAGEIKKGEKTVVIIRYDGPKGGPGMPEMLKPSSAIMGAGLGKDVALLTDGRFSGGSHGFIIGHIVPEAMEGGPIALVEDGDTIVIDAETRAIDLVVPEEEVARRRKAWKAPAPRYTKGTLSKYAQLVRNASEGCVTDSGLKN; from the exons ATGCTTTCGAGGTCGTTGTTGAGGTCTAGAGCTGTGGGAGCTTTCCCCCTCTCTGCGAGAAGCAATGG ccgcttcttctccgcctcTGCCCTCCGCGCCGAtgacaagctcaacaaggTCTCCGCCAACATCACCCAGCCCAAGGCCCAGGGCGCATCCCAGGCTATGCTCTACGCCACTGGTCTTTCAGAGGATGACATGAACAAGGCTCAGGTCGGTATCTCGTCCGTCTGGTACGAGGGCAACCCTTGTAACATGCACCTCATGGACCTCTCCGCCGTTGTCAAGGAGTCCGTCGCCAAGGCTGGTCTTATTCCCTACCGATTCAACACCATTGGTGTCTCTGATGGTATTTCCATGGGCACAACTGGTATGCGATACTCCCTCCAGAGTCGAGAGATTATCGCCGATAGTATTGAGACTGTCATGAACGGTCAGTGGTATGACGGAAACATCAGCTTGCCTGGTTGCGACAAGAACATGCCCGGTGTTGCCATCGCAATGGGCCGTGTTAACCGTCCCAGTATCATGGTCTACGGTGGTACCATTCGTCCCGGCTGCACCAAGCAGGGCGAGTCCATCGATATCGTCTCTGCTTTCCAGGCCTACGGTCAATACATCACTGGTGAGATCACTGAGGAGCAGCGATTCGACATCATTCGAAACGCCTGccctggtggtggtgcttgTGGTGGCATGTACACTGCCAACACCATGGCCACCGCCCTTGAGACTCTCGGTCTCACTCTTCCCggtagcagcagcagccctgCTGAGGATCCTAGCAAGAAGGCTGAGTGCGAGAGCGTTGGACCTGCTATTCGCAACATTCTCAAGGAGGACATTCGACCTCGCGACATCATGACTCGCCAGGCCTTCGAGAACGCCATGATCGTCACTACCATCCTTGGTGGCAGCACCAACGCCGTCCTGCACCTTATCGCCATTGCCGACTCTGTCGGTATTAAGCTCGACATTGAGGACTTCCAGAAGGTTTCCGACCGCACTCCCTTCCTTGCCGACCTGAAGCCCTCCGGAAAGTGGGTCATGGCCGATATGCACAAGATTGGCGGTACTCCCGCTCTTCTCAAGTTCCTGCTCAAGGAGGGTATCATTGACGGCTCTGGTATTACCGTTACTGGTAAGACCATGAAGCAGAATGTCGAGAACATGCCCGGGTTCCCTGAGGACCAGACCATCATCCGACCCCTGAGCAACCCCATCAAGCCTACCGGTCACATTCAGATCCTCCGCGGTTCTCTGGCCCCTGGTGGCTGTGTCGGTAAGATCACCGGTAAGGAGGGTCTTCGATTCGAGGGTAAGGCTCGTGTCTACGACTCTGAGCCCGATTTCATTGCCAGTCTCGAGGCTggtgagatcaagaagggtGAGAAGACCGTTGTCATTATCCGATATGACGGTCCCAAGGGTGGTCCCGGTATGCCTGAGATGCTGAAGCCGTCTTCCGCCATCATGGGCGCTGGTCTCGGAAAGGACGTTGCCCTTCTCACTGACGGTCGTTTCTCTGGTGGTTCTCACGGTTTCATCATTGGTCACATCGTCCCTGAGGCTATGGAGGGTGGTCCCATCGCTCTCGTTGAGGACGGCGACACCATTGTCATCGACGCCGAGACCCGTGCTATCGATCTTGTTGTCcctgaggaggaggttgcGCGACGTCGCAAGGCCTGGAAGGCTCCCGCTCCTCGATACACCAAGGGTACGCTGAGCAAGTACGCCCAGCTTGTGAGAAACGCCAGTGAGGGCTGTGTCACCGACAGTGGTCTCAAGAACTAA
- a CDS encoding hypothetical protein (At least one base has a quality score < 10) — MSSDSSNANGLSGVEAGHRQIDVNAMKNADVHRDSGPFDLATTVLKSLPMQDTLAILIILMHVPSLSLTVIYTIFTFLTFVPPVATSSGMSINLAEIFDGNSTMPSLVTVLCVDFFFLLVWLFLWGPIQDAILDFAKPVIAITLGGGTSARDGTSRGLTTCFMWVIGHHLLRGTRAHWGRVARHIPEHWRLPQVFNNPVDSASSAYDKMSAYGWIRSVLAIHILTQGIVRYIREWYLRREKANASVGASDPEAGKPPSVISDTANEGGFATPDTEAGLNSTSTVPTSKKRRKQSTQVRLQQPLWAALASTKIVVVKEYELSHAASESAGTNATDIHNLGNAPFNNQPNQIWISYIGSDEVCFNTSHFPEIDDDEPRSVESSGEDSRPANIDTSKPFYVRVNNAVWQPTRMFPIEESPGESHEGVRWTGDIYGLRPASKYVCEFVDSQTDEVLFSTSIRTVQATQREVDGVPPPVANGQRSLHPDSPALTLRTSIAAVEAKLSEERSRLKTLRKEYKNRANALKKDNELTDNQLSSAGNHDEKYRQKIRQQETQKAQAERDTQQLADQLKNFDTAPELGERKKKVEKQYSSEKKVFEAAQKAFKEYKSGLEKEIKAKEVEKSNLNTRRNKVATRIAKVENELANITDANNRGLDEAERRNQERSIWQGHVAGIEANYNERLAHVRANNANKSEEIRHLQMQLQSFHEYINSNGMSYDMMPPLDAGHSHLGPPFQPTTSSTWNPDPTAPPHYPTGLWSASDNVLPSASAPTLPSMSPWQPPPTAPPFEPRMTRSRGRSSSMLSNVSGFTQSSGEEYASPPMDSHRVKHIWASRTRASGGGSSGSGSNGDPTSPR; from the coding sequence ATGTCGTCCGACTCGTCCAACGCCAATGGCCTCAGTGGTGTCGAAGCTGGCCACCGCCAGATCGACGTTAATGCCATGAAGAACGCTGATGTTCACCGCGACTCGGGCCCGTTCGACCTCGCAACCACGGTTCTCAAGTCTCTTCCTATGCAGGACACACTCGctattctcatcatccttaTGCACGTCCCTTCGCTCTCGCTTACCGTTATATACACCATCTTCACGTTCCTTACCTTTGTTCCTCCCGTCGCCACCAGTTCGGGAATGAGTATCAACCTTGCCGAGATTTTCGACGGCAATTCGACCATGCCCTCTCTCGTAACTGTCTTGTGTgttgacttcttcttccttctggtATGGCTCTTTCTGTGGGGTCCAATCCAGGATGCTATTCTGGATTTTGCCAAGCCAGTCATTGCCATTACTTTGGGAGGGGGGACAAGTGCGAGGGATGGAACATCGAGAGGCCTAACCACATGTTTTATGTGGGTGATAGGTCATCACTTACTCAGGGGAACCAGAGCTCATTGGGGTCGTGTGGCTCGACACATACCAGAGCACTGGCGGTTGCCCCAAGTTTTCAATAACCCAGTCGATTCTGCTTCTAGCGCATACGATAAGATGTCTGCCTATGGGTGGATTCGAAGTGTTCTCGCCATTCATATTTTAACCCAAGGAATTGTGCGATATATCCGAGAATGGTATCTCAGACGCGAAAAAGCCAACGCTTCTGTTGGTGCCAGCGATCCTGAGGCCGGAAAGCCACCAAGTGTGATCAGCGATACGGCTAATGAAGGAGGCTTCGCAACGCCTGATACTGAAGCAGGTCTGAATTCGACATCCACAGTACCTACaagcaaaaaaagaagaaagcaaagcaCTCAAGTTCGTTTACAACAACCATTATGGGCGGCATTGGCGAGCACCAAGATTGTTGTGGTGAAAGAGTACGAATTATCCCATGCGGCTTCTGAGTCTGCCGGAACTAATGCTACCGACATTCACAATCTTGGCAATGCTCCGTTCAACAACCAACCCAACCAAATTTGGATATCCTACATTGGTAGCGATGAAGTTTGTTTTAACACTAGCCATTTTCCCGAaatcgacgacgacgagccGCGTTCCGTTGAATCTTCAGGCGAAGATTCTAGACCAGCCAATATCGACACCTCGAAGCCATTTTACGTCAGAGTTAACAACGCTGTTTGGCAGCCCACTCGCATGTTTCCGATCGAGGAGTCACCAGGAGAATCTCACGAAGGAGTTCGATGGACTGGTGACATCTACGGACTCAGACCTGCTTCCAAGTATGTCTGTGAGTTTGTGGATAGCCAGACTGATGAGGTTCTGTTTTCAACCAGCATCAGAACTGTCCAGGCCACTCAGCGGGAAGTGGACGGTGTTCCACCTCCTGTTGCTAACGGACAGCGCTCCCTTCACCCGGATTCGCCTGCCCTGACTCTTAGGACATCAATTGCTGCAGTCGAGGCCAAGCTTAGCGAGGAGAGGTCCCGCCTCAAGACTCTACGAAAGGAGTACAAGAACCGCGCCAACGCCCTCAAAAAGGACAACGAGTTGACGGATAATCAACTCTCTTCGGCTGGAAACCATGACGAAAAGTACCGACAAAAGATTCGTCAGCAAGAGACCCAGAAAGCCCAGGCAGAGCGTGACACCCAGCAACTCGCTGATCAGCTCAAGAACTTCGACACTGCACCTGAACTCGGCGAACGTAAAAAGAAGGTGGAGAAGCAGTACAGTagcgagaagaaggtttTTGAGGCAGCTCAGAAGGCTTTCAAGGAGTACAAGTCCGGactggagaaggagatcaaggccaaggaagTCGAGAAATCGAACCTCAACACCCGCCGTAACAAGGTGGCGACTCGAATTGCTAAGGTTGAGAACGAGCTTGCCAACATCACCGACGCCAACAACCGCGGGCTTGATGAGGCAGAACGACGAAACCAAGAGCGTTCCATTTGGCAGGGTCATGTCGCTGGTATCGAAGCCAACTACAATGAGCGACTGGCTCATGTTCGTGCGAACAATGCCAACAAGAGTGAGGAGATTCGACACCTGCAAATGCAGCTGCAGAGTTTCCACGAGTACATCAACTCGAATGGCATGTCTTACGATATGATGCCTCCTCTTGACGCAGGACACTCCCACCTTGGTCCGCCTTTCCAGCCTACGACTTCGAGTACTTGGAACCCCGATCCCACGGCTCCTCCTCACTACCCAACTGGTCTCTGGTCCGCCTCTGACAACGTCCTCCCTTCGGCATCGGCTCCCACTCTCCCGTCCATGTCCCCTTGGCAACCTCCCCCCACTGCGCCTCCCTTCGAGCCGCGTATGACTCGCTCTCGTGGACGTAGTTCTAGCATGCTCAGCAACGTCAGCGGTTTCACGCAGTCGAGTGGTGAGGAGTACGCGTCGCCGCCCATGGACTCTCACCGGGTTAAGCACATCTGGGCAAGTCGCACCAGGGCCAGCGGTGGCGGTAgtagcggcagcggcagcaatGGTGATCCGACGAGCCCCAGGTGA
- a CDS encoding Fe-Mn family superoxide dismutase, with translation MFFSRIPLLPLFFFVSSSSSSSEPDLASDHNQAYTALPDNIQSFSAMSVGTYSLPALPYAYDALEPSISAQIMELHHSKHHQAYVTNLNAALKNYATATSTNDIAGQIALQSAIKFNGGGHINHSLFWENLSPSSSADAKPESAPTLSAEISKTWGSIQAFQEAFKKTLLGLQGSGWGWLVKDTHGLRIVTTKDQDPVVGGEVPIFGVDMWEHAYYLQYLNGKAAYVDNVWNVINWKTAEARFTGTREDAFKVLRASI, from the exons ATGTTCTTCTCTAGGATCCCGCTTCtacccctcttcttctttgtctcctcctcctcctcctcgtctgAACCTGATCTTGCTTCTGATCATAATCAAGCTTATACTGCTCTTCCTGATAATATTCAGTCTTTTTCTGCCATGTCTGTTGGTACTTACTCTCTTCCGGCGCTGCCGTACGCCTATGAT GCCCTTGAGCCTAGCATCTCTGCTCAAATCATGGAACTTCATCATAGCAAGCACCATCAAGCCTACGTAACAAACCTCAACGCCGCGCTAAAGAACTACGCAACCGCTACTTCGACCAACGACATCGCCGGCCAGATCGCCCTGCAATCAGCCATCAAGTTCAATGGCGGCGGGCACATCAACCACTCTCTCTTCTGGGAGAATCTCAGCCCCTCAAGCTCTGCTGACGCAAAGCCCGAGAGTGCTCCTACGCTTAGTGCTGAGATCTCAAAGACGTGGGGCAGCATCCAGGCGTTCCAGGAGGCATTCAAGAAGACACTTCTGGGACTGCAGGGTAGTGGTTGGGGATGGCTTGTTAAGGATACGCATGGTCTTCGTATTGTTACGACGAAGGATCAGGATCctgttgttggaggagaggTTCCtatttttggtgttgatatgTGGGAGCATGCTTACTACCTTCAG TATCTTAACGGAAAGGCTGCATACGTTGACAACGTCTGGAACGTCATCAACTGGAAGACTGCCGAGGCTCGATTCACCGGTACTCGTGAGGACGCCTTCAAAGTCCTCCGCGCCTCCATCTAA
- a CDS encoding hypothetical protein (At least one base has a quality score < 10), translated as MDTNPEIVQPADWQTGEAVPAFLIHDGGGTTFSYHCLEPLRRPVYGIYNPKFHSGEPFDGGLSDMARLYTGWIKETVEKPDFPRRRNAAGKIRLLLGGWSMGGHLSLEIAKQLEDSNIEVIGIVMVDTIYTHKFSSEKRKMPGEDSKEGKNKNQILADLAMADARRMIQAWTPPAWEAGRRPRVSLLRAKKAVPTENGTDIVDLSREERNLGWDMYDKNFFADVVDIEGHHYEVFKFEFIEDISKKIKKALDDLEWVALDG; from the coding sequence ATGGACACAAACCCTGAAATAGTCCAGCCTGCGGACTGGCAGACTGGCGAAGCTGTCCCAGCCTTTCTCATCCACGATGGCGGCGGCACCACATTCTCATACCACTGCTTAGAACCTCTCCGTCGTCCAGTCTACGGCATTTACAACCCCAAATTTCACAGCGGCGAGCCCTTCGACGGTGGTCTCAGCGACATGGCCCGTCTCTACACTGGCTGGATCAAAGAAACCGTCGAGAAGCCCGACTTTCCCAGACGTCGCAACGCAGCTGGAAAGATCcgacttcttcttggcgGATGGAGCATGGGCGGTCACCTGAGTCTCGAAATCGCAAAGCAGCTTGAAGATTCCAACATTGAAGTCATCGGAATTGTCATGGTTGACACAATCTACACGCATAAGTTCTCTAGCGAAAAGCGCAAGATGCCTGGTGAAGACTCCAAGGAGggaaagaacaagaaccagATCCTCGCGGATCTAGCCATGGCCGATGCTCGCCGTATGATTCAAGCTTGGACACCTCCGGCCTGGGAGGCAGGACGTCGGCCCCGGGTTAGTCTCCTCCgggccaagaaggccgtGCCCACAGAGAACGGGACTGATATTGTGGACTTGAGCCGTGAGGAGCGGAATCTGGGGTGGGATATGTACGACAAGAACTTTTTTGCTGATGTGGTAGATATTGAGGGACATCACTATGAGGTTTTCAAGTTTGAGTTCATTGAGGATATttcgaagaagatcaagaaggcacTGGATGATTTGGAGTGGGTTGCCTTGGATGGTTGA
- a CDS encoding hypothetical protein (At least one base has a quality score < 10), with product MEVNFKIPLRIRDQKPKFLWIQRAVACVGFKRVVDVDIETGFLGGAEDGGGCEGCEDARAKGCDDERVEGAEFARRERPFMAQIESFRPVGVLDISDIVAEEVTLICERVE from the exons ATGGAAGTCAACTTTAAAATTCCGCTCAGGATCCGCGACCAAAAACCCAAATTCCTCTGGATTCAGCGCGCGGTG GCCTGTGTTGGGTTCAAGCGCGTTGTCGATGTTGATATTGAAACTGGGTTTCTTGGAGGGGCTGAGGATGGTGGGGGTTGTGAAGGTTGCGAGGATGCGCGTGCTAAAGGCTGTGACGACGAGCGCGTTGAAGGAGCTGAGTTTGCGAGACGAGAGCGGCCGTTTATGGCCCAGATCGAGTCGTTTAGAcctgttggtgttttggaCATATCGGATATCGTTGCTGAAGAGGTTACACTGATTTGTGAGCGAGTGGAATAG
- a CDS encoding hypothetical protein (At least one base has a quality score < 10) — MEENPELQASQSDPKRKPLSDRALEYPSKPTSHVPAAAGVRSNMRPQSLAGMSSGLKQPSATQSRYGASSNVFSRNQAARNGAPTATSRINGVNGVNGVNGRPGHARSKSQAPRPRTAHALREEDRYEAPTNNVFRNIANDQRYKAQSDSFASMEARLQEALRIAEEAQHKLIKEETERRVLFNKYQELKGNIRVMCRVRPALGNGEGEEAKMSFSDDKTSAEIVLAGPEEKSSLGQITRKNYPFEFDRVFVPGTQNQEIFGEISQLVQSALDGYNVCIFCYGQTGSGKTHTMSSNDGMIPRATHMIYDTITKLKEKSWEYTMEGSFVEVYNEELNDLLTPNERSAKRLEIRHDEARKQTTITNCKSVRLDSPSSVETMLEEAQNNRSVAATKANERSSRSHSIFILKLIGENSATGERCEGTLNLVDLAGSERLKHSQAEGDRMKETQNINKSLSCLGDVIEALGRGSGHIPYRNSKLTHLLQYKFGAVTARL; from the exons ATGGAGGAGAATCCG GAGCTCCAAG CATCGCAATCTGACCCCAAGCGCAAACCTCTCTCTGATCGCGCCCTCGAATATCCTTCAAAGCCAACATCGCATGTTCCCGCCGCGGCTGGTGTTCGATCAAATATGAGGCCTCAGAGTTTGGCCGGAATGTCCTCCGGG CTCAAGCAACCCTCGGCCACCCAGTCACGATACGGCGCATCTTCAAATGTCTTTAGCAGGAACCAGGCCGCTCGAAACGGTGCTCCGACAGCCACATCGCGAATCAATGGAGTGAACGGAGTCAATGGAGTCAACGGACGTCCTGGCCATGCCCGATCGAAGAGCCAAGCACCTCGTCCGCGTACGGCCCATGCTCTCCGCGAAGAAGACCGATACGAAGCTCCAACGAACAATG TCTTTCGCAACATTGCCAACGATCAGAGATA CAAGGCGCAATCCGACTCATTCGCCAGCATGGAAGCACGgctccaagaagctctgcGCATTGCAGAGGAGGCCCAGCACAAACTCATCAAGGAGGAGACGGAACGCCGAGTACTTTTCAATAAGTACCAGGAGCTCAAGGGCAACATCCGAGTCATGTGTCGAGTGAGGCCTGCACTTGGCAATGGTGAGGGCGAGGAGGCCAAGATGTCGTTCTCCGATGACAAGACATCTGCTGAAATTGTTTTGGCTGGTCCTGAGGAGAAGAGTAGTCTGGGACAGATCACACGAAAGAACTATCCCTTCGAGTTTGATCGCGTTTTCGTTCCTGGCACTCAGAACCAGGAGATCTTTGGTGAGATCTCTCAGCTTGTCCAGAGTGCCCTTGATGGGTACAATGTTTGCATCTTCTGTTATGGTCAAACTGGATCTGGAAAGACGCATACCATGTCTTCAAACGATGGTATGATTCCTCGTGCCACCCATATGATCTACGACACtatcaccaagctcaaggagaagtCTTGGGAGTACACAATGGAGGGTTCATTCGTTGAGGTGTACAATGAGGAGCTCAACGACCTGTTGACGCCAAATGAGCGATCGGCGAAAAGGCTCGAGATTCGGCATGACGAAGCTCGCAAGCAGACAACCATCACAAACTGCAAGTCAGTCCGTCTCGACAGCCCATCAAGTGTGGAGACTAtgcttgaagaagcacaGAACAACCGATCAGTGGCTGCAACCAAGGCCAACGAGCGGTCGTCTCGTTCCCACAGTATCTTCATCCTGAAGTTGATCGGAGAGAACTCAGCTACAGGGGAGCGTTGCGAGGGTACGCTCAACCTGGTCGATTTGGCTGGTTCCGAGCGTCTCAAGCACTCACAGGCTGAAGGCGATCGAATGAAGGAGAcacaaaacatcaacaagagtCTCAGctgtcttggtgatgttatTGAGGCCCTTGGTCGAGGTTCAGGCCACATTCCATACCGCAACTCCAAGTTGACACACTTGCTGCAGTACAAGTTTGGGGCAGTAACAGCAAGACTCTGA
- a CDS encoding ATP-dependent Clp protease, protease subunit, which translates to MFLRPRTLRVLRGVSQQHVRAFGFSSSSGNSPMSPMGNIPMPYIEESSAAGRKTWDIFSKLLQERIVVLNGEVNDYMSASIVSQLLWLESDTPDKPITMYINSPGGSVTSGMAIYDTMTYIKSPVSTVCVGGAASMAAILLAGGEAGKRFSLPHSSIMIHQPLGGTRGQASDIMIYANQIQKTREQSNRIMQYHLNKAKGHEKYSLEEINDLMERDKYLSPEEALELGVIDEILTKRPESEQEKKEKEEKQGGADTPQTS; encoded by the exons ATGTTTCTACGGCCAAGAACGTTGCGCGTACTGCGCGGCGTGTCGCAACAACATGTGAGAGCTTTTGGCTTCTCCAGTTCTTCCGGAAACTCGCCAATGTCACCAATGGGCAACATTCCCATGCCCTACATCGAGGAGTCGTCG GCTGCCGGAAGAAAAACAT GGGATATCTTTTCCAAGCTACTACAG GAACGCATCGTCGTCCTAAATGGTGAAGTTAACGACTACATGTCCGCTTCGATCGTGTCACAGCTGCTTTGGCTCGAGTCCGATACCCCCGATAAGCCGATCACGATGTACATCAACTCTCCTGGTGGTTCCGTCACCTCAG GAATGGCGATCTACGACACAATGACATACATCAAGTCACCAGTATCAACAGTATGTGTCGGCGGTGCTGCGTCAATGGCCGCCATCCTCCTCGCAGGAGGTGAAGCAGGCAAGCGATTCTCTCTCCCCCACAGCTCGATCATGATCCATCAACCACTCGGTGGTACTCGAGGCCAAGCATCCGATATCATGATTTACGCAAACCAGATCCAGAAGACACGGGAACAGTCGAATAGAATCATGCAGTATCATCTCAATAAGGCAAAGGGTCATGAAAAGTATTCTCTTGAGGAGATTAATGATCTGATGGAACGGGATAAATATCTGTCGCCGGAAGAGGCTTTGGAACTCGGAGTTATCGATGAGATTTTGACGAAGAGACCTGAGTCggagcaagagaagaaggagaaggaagagaagcagGGAGGGGCTGATACACCCCAGACGAGTTGA
- a CDS encoding ATP-dependent Clp protease, protease subunit: MAIYDTMTYIKSPVSTVCVGGAASMAAILLAGGEAGKRFSLPHSSIMIHQPLGGTRGQASDIMIYANQIQKTREQSNRIMQYHLNKAKGHEKYSLEEINDLMERDKYLSPEEALELGVIDEILTKRPESEQEKKEKEEKQGGADTPQTS, encoded by the coding sequence ATGGCGATCTACGACACAATGACATACATCAAGTCACCAGTATCAACAGTATGTGTCGGCGGTGCTGCGTCAATGGCCGCCATCCTCCTCGCAGGAGGTGAAGCAGGCAAGCGATTCTCTCTCCCCCACAGCTCGATCATGATCCATCAACCACTCGGTGGTACTCGAGGCCAAGCATCCGATATCATGATTTACGCAAACCAGATCCAGAAGACACGGGAACAGTCGAATAGAATCATGCAGTATCATCTCAATAAGGCAAAGGGTCATGAAAAGTATTCTCTTGAGGAGATTAATGATCTGATGGAACGGGATAAATATCTGTCGCCGGAAGAGGCTTTGGAACTCGGAGTTATCGATGAGATTTTGACGAAGAGACCTGAGTCggagcaagagaagaaggagaaggaagagaagcagGGAGGGGCTGATACACCCCAGACGAGTTGA
- a CDS encoding hypothetical protein (At least one base has a quality score < 10) translates to MPDCPVHEALGRGEVNQALRKAKELRNRWKDVADGKETPPLKMYDLTWLVGQMQWGDGDEHMGMGEVQVDDEWEWMVEPMDWEVA, encoded by the exons ATGCCAGATTGTCCGGTCCACGAGGCGCTAGGCAGAGGGGAAGTGAACCAAGCTCTTCGTAAGGCGAAAGAGCTTCGGAATCGTTGGAAGGATGTTGCTGATGGCAAGGAAACGCCGCCGTTAAAGATGTATGATCTGACGTGGCTTGTAGGACAGAT GCAGTGGGGTGATGGGGATGAACATATGGGCATGGGAGAGGTtcaggttgatgatgagtgGGAGTGGATGGTTGAACCAATGGATTGGGAGGTTGCGTAG
- a CDS encoding ATP-dependent Clp protease, protease subunit, whose product MSASIVSQLLWLESDTPDKPITMYINSPGGSVTSGMAIYDTMTYIKSPVSTVCVGGAASMAAILLAGGEAGKRFSLPHSSIMIHQPLGGTRGQASDIMIYANQIQKTREQSNRIMQYHLNKAKGHEKYSLEEINDLMERDKYLSPEEALELGVIDEILTKRPESEQEKKEKEEKQGGADTPQTS is encoded by the exons ATGTCCGCTTCGATCGTGTCACAGCTGCTTTGGCTCGAGTCCGATACCCCCGATAAGCCGATCACGATGTACATCAACTCTCCTGGTGGTTCCGTCACCTCAG GAATGGCGATCTACGACACAATGACATACATCAAGTCACCAGTATCAACAGTATGTGTCGGCGGTGCTGCGTCAATGGCCGCCATCCTCCTCGCAGGAGGTGAAGCAGGCAAGCGATTCTCTCTCCCCCACAGCTCGATCATGATCCATCAACCACTCGGTGGTACTCGAGGCCAAGCATCCGATATCATGATTTACGCAAACCAGATCCAGAAGACACGGGAACAGTCGAATAGAATCATGCAGTATCATCTCAATAAGGCAAAGGGTCATGAAAAGTATTCTCTTGAGGAGATTAATGATCTGATGGAACGGGATAAATATCTGTCGCCGGAAGAGGCTTTGGAACTCGGAGTTATCGATGAGATTTTGACGAAGAGACCTGAGTCggagcaagagaagaaggagaaggaagagaagcagGGAGGGGCTGATACACCCCAGACGAGTTGA